In the Populus trichocarpa isolate Nisqually-1 chromosome 8, P.trichocarpa_v4.1, whole genome shotgun sequence genome, TTTCTACAAGCTATGCGAGGAAGAGAAAAGGCTAAATGGGAAGAAAATAGAGCTTCAGGAAGGAATGGAATTGGGGGAGTATATAATTGGGGATTCAGGTTTTCCCCTATTGTCGTGGCTTCTTACTCCTTATCAAAATGCACTCTCAGACCATCAGGCTGAGTTCAACAAGCGACATTCTGAAACTCAAGTTGTAGCACAGATTGCATTAGCAAGGCTGAAGGAAATGTGGAGGATAATCCATGGAGTAATGTGGCTGCCTGATAAGAATAGATTGCCAaggattatttttgtttgctgcTTGTTGCACAATATTGTTATTGACATGGAGGATAAAGGGGTCGAAGAGCTTCCTTCGTCTCATCGACATGACACAGATTACCGGCAACAAATTTGTGAGACTGTCAACAAGACAGGCATTGCTGTGAGAGATaacctttctctcttcttttcagGAAAATTATCACCTTCTACTCTTTCTTCCTAAATAGTGGTTATTATTTACTGGCCCATGTAGACAGAGCTGGATGCCCTTTGCCTAATTTGTTTAACAAAAGCTCTTGTGAATCCTGTGATGTTAATTCCTATAGGGTAACCAGTTCAAGTTGTATTCAGAAGTTAATAAGTTCGAATAATTATTTACATAAACAGTTTTGAATCTCGTGAAACCATGTCTCAGATAGTTTCTCTTAGCTTGCATGGTATGATTAACAACCATTGATAATACAAGTTGAATTGCTGCATTCCTGATCTTTTGACATTGTTTTGTCAGAGACAACTTATTGTGCTTATGTGGTATGAAACATCCTATTGTTCCGTAGGAGACAAAATGCCCTGAAATGCAGACCATCTCTTGGACCTCCTGAAAGTGTATTGATTTTGCTATCTTGTGTTCGAAGGCGATTTAGAACCCTCCATCTGAATTAGGGTTGCAACTCAATGATACATTGATAAGAAATTATTACATGAATCTGACtcgttttgaatttatttacataagtTATACGAGATTCTgtcttttcataaatataaacatatattgCACCGTATTCATCATGCAATGTTTAAATAACAGTTGTGCTAAATAATTACTAAGGATCAAGGTCCAAGAGTCTTAATTCTCTCTCCAGGAAAACCAATGAAGGGGAATAATGGAAGGGAAGAATAAGGAAAAAATGTAAACAAAAGAACTTCAGAAAACAGATTAAATTTTCGAGTTAGAAGGTTAGATCGATGGAGTTTGGGCCGAAAGCCCAAAATAGATCCGACCCTAATCACGGTTCAATTTGAACTGTAAAACGCTGTAGGGATAACAAATCGGGGAGAACCAGAACCAGAACCCCAACACCAACTACAAACCCCCCCCTCCAACCTGAATCAAAACCCCTAAAGAATCTATAGGGTTTAAGTTATTTGGTACAATGATTAACAAATTGGAAGCAAAGAAACTCCTCAAGGACAAGAAATTATGGTTTGCTTCTTTTTTGATTGCCTGGGCTGCTGCTCTCCAGGTAAATAAACAATGTTTGCATATAGACGCATACTGGCATAAACATAGAAACACgtgtttcttttacttttggGTGCTTAATTAGCTCTATGGGATCATTTTATTAATGGGTTCCCgttcttttgagttttgaagGGTCACATGATGTGGTTGCGGAGACAGGACTCTTTCAAGCAGAAGTTTGGAACATTAAACGAAGATAATAGTGATGTTGCACAAGAGTGACCCACGATTAGTTGGTTTTCAAATGTGCTTTTAGAAATTTGAAGATTAAACATTTCGTGCTTGTAAAGAAATGAGAATCTTCGGATTTCGGATTTTGCTTGAGTGGGTTGGCAAATGGAAATGTAGTTTGTGGCTTAGGTTATCTGATTGTTGAATAACAATGATATAGATGAACTCGTGTAAGTTGTGTggtgtaatttttcaaattagagGGCTCTTCTTTCTGAGTGGGAGGGAATATAGATTAAGGAAATTACAACATCATGTATCTTGATTGGTACTCAGAAGCAATTGATGACTTAAAGTTGATTGAGTTCTCTGTTCTTTTAGTATTCTTTTTCTGATTGCATTCTTTGTAGGTTTTGTATTGCTATGATTTTCTGTTGACATTAATTTCATTCAGTGGATTTAGGAAACTGCATAGTCAAACTAGTTGCCGTAATTGACATGGAATTTTGATTCAATATAAGTCATTTCGTAGATTTTTAAGGGGTGATCAAGCTGCTAATAAGTATTTTGAGTTTAGTGGATTATGCTTTTCTTCAAAGAAGTGCTTTAATTGGTTGGAGGAAATTGCATGGTTGCAGTTCAAAGTTTTGTTGTCTTTGAGCTCCTTGCTTGTTACGTGACAAGTAGAATCTGGAGttgtttttaagttgaattaataGATGGGCATTTTGATTAACATAT is a window encoding:
- the LOC7457922 gene encoding uncharacterized protein LOC7457922 translates to MINKLEAKKLLKDKKLWFASFLIAWAAALQGHMMWLRRQDSFKQKFGTLNEDNSDVAQE